From the genome of Bos taurus isolate L1 Dominette 01449 registration number 42190680 breed Hereford chromosome 2, ARS-UCD2.0, whole genome shotgun sequence, one region includes:
- the LOC788414 gene encoding epithelial splicing regulatory protein 1, producing the protein MTASPDYLVVLFGITAGATGAKLGSDEKELILLLWKVVDLANKKVGQLHEVLVRPDHLDLTEDCKEETKLDAESLSSAPQLDQALRQFNQSVSNELNIGVGTSFCLCTDGQLHVRQILHPEASKKNVLLPECFYSFFDLRKEFKKCCPGSPDIDKLDVAAMIEGLNFEKNSSVSRYGASQVEDMGNIILAMISDPYNHRFSDPERVNYKFESGTCSKMELIDDNTVVRARGLPWQSLDQDIARFFKGLNIAKGGAALCLNAQGQRNGEALVRFVSEEHRDLALQRHKHHMGSRYIEVYKATGEDFLKIAGGTSNEVAQFLSKENQVIVRMRGLPFTATADEVVAFFGQHCPITGGKEGILFVTYPDGRPTGDAFVLFACEEYAQNALRKHKDLLGKRYIELFRSTAAEVQQVLNRFSSAPLIPLPTPPIIPVLPQQFVPPTNIRDCIRLRGLPYVATTEDILDFLGEFSTDIRTHGVHMVLNHQGRPSGDAFIQMKSADRAFMAAQKCHKKTMKDRYVEVFQCSAEEMNFVLMGGTLNRNGLSPPPCKLPCLSPPSYTFPAPAAVIPTEAAIYQPSVLLNPRALQPSTAYYPAGTQLFMNYTAYYPSPPGSPNSLGYFPTAANLSGVPPQPGTVVRMQGLAYNTGVKEILNFFQGYQCLKDVWES; encoded by the coding sequence ATGACGGCGTCTCCGGATTACTTGGTGGTGCTCTTCGGAATCACGGCTGGGGCCACCGGGGCCAAGCTGGGCTCGGACGAGAAGGAGCTGATCCTGCTCTTATGGAAAGTCGTGGATCTGGCCAACAAGAAGGTGGGACAGTTGCACGAAGTACTAGTTAGACCGGATCACTTGGACCTGACGGAGGACTGCAAAGAAGAAACGAAGCTCGACGCCGAGAGCCTGTCCTCGGCGCCGCAGCTGGACCAAGCGCTCCGACAGTTTAACCAGTCAGTGAGCAATGAACTGAATATTGGGGTAGGAACCTCCTTCTGTCTCTGTACCGACGGGCAGCTTCATGTCAGGCAAATTCTGCATCCTGAGGCTTCTAAGAAGAATGTATTATTGCCTGAATGCTTCTATTCCTTTTTTGATCTTCGAAAAGAATTCAAGAAGTGTTGCCCTGGTTCACCTGATATTGATAAACTGGATGTTGCAGCAATGATAGAGGGTTTAAATTTTGAGAAGAATAGTTCAGTCTCCCGGTATGGAGCATCTCAAGTTGAAGATATGGGAAATATAATCTTAGCAATGATTTCAGACCCTTATAATCACAGGTTTTCAGATCCAGAGAGAGTAAATTACAAATTTGAAAGTGGCACTTGCAGCAAGATGGAACTTATTGATGACAACACAGTAGTCAGGGCACGAGGTTTACCATGGCAGTCTTTGGATCAAGATATTGCAAGATTCTTCAAAGGACTCAATATTGCCAAGGGCGGTGCAGCACTTTGTCTGAATGCCCAGGGTCAGAGGAACGGAGAAGCCCTGGTTAGGTTTGTGAGTGAGGAGCACAGAGACCTAGCTCTGCAGAGACACAAGCACCACATGGGGAGCCGGTACATTGAGGTTTACAAAGCAACAGGTGAAGATTTTCTTAAAATTGCTGGTGGTACATCCAATGAGGTGGCCCAGTTTCTCTCCAAGGAAAACCAAGTCATTGTCCGCATGCGGGGGCTCCCCTTCACGGCCACGGCTGATGAAGTGGTGGCCTTCTTTGGACAGCATTGCCCCATCACTGGGGGGAAGGAAGGCATCCTCTTTGTTACCTACCCGGATGGTAGGCCCACAGGGGATGCTTTTGTCCTCTTTGCTTGCGAGGAATACGCACAGAACGCACTGAGGAAGCATAAAGACTTGTTGGGTAAAAGATACATCGAACTCTTCAGGAGCACAGCAGCTGAAGTTCAGCAGGTGCTGAATCGATTCTCCTCGGCTCCTCTCATTCCACTTCCAACCCCTCCCATTATTCCAGTACTACCTCAGCAGTTTGTGCCCCCTACAAACATTAGAGACTGTATACGCCTTCGAGGTCTTCCCTATGTAGCCACAACTGAGGATATCCTTGACTTCCTGGGGGAGTTTTCCACCGATATCCGAACTCATGGGGTCCACATGGTATTGAACCATCAGGGCCGCCCATCGGGAGATGCCTTTATCCAGATGAAGTCTGCGGACAGAGCATTTATGGCTGCACAGAAGTGTCATAAAAAAACCATGAAGGACAGATATGTTGAAGTCTTTCAGTGTTCAGCTGAGGAGATGAACTTTGTGTTAATGGGGGGCACTTTAAATCGAAATGGCTTATCCCCACCGCCATGTAAGTTACCAtgcctgtcccctccctcctacACATTTCCAGCTCCCGCAGCAGTTATTCCTACTGAAGCTGCCATTTACCAGCCCTCAGTGCTCCTGAACCCACGAGCGCTGCAGCCCTCCACAGCGTACTACCCCGCGGGCACCCAGCTCTTCATGAACTACACGGCGTACTACCCCAGCCCCCCAGGTTCGCCCAATAGTCTTGGCTACTTCCCTACAGCTGCTAATCTTAGCGGTGTCCCTCCACAGCCTGGCACGGTGGTCAGAATGCAGGGCCTGGCCTACAATACTGGAGTTAAGGAAATTCTTAACTTCTTCCAAGGTTACCAGTGTTTGAAAGATGTATGGGAATCCTGA